The genomic stretch ttttactttacaATGGAATATTTCTTTTTTTATATAAATGTCATaagaataaaaaatattttcttctctaaaatgtaattttatttctaaaatcATAAAATGATAACAAATTTTATATCTCTATaaattttatattaaaataataataataataataataataataataataataataataataataataataattaagTATATATGATTTTCTTAATTAAATTTAAAACtatatttttttcaaattaaaCTGGTTGACCGGCGTCACGCATTGTGAATCAATAAATTAATTCAAAAAACTTAAAATCAATTCTCACACATTAAATACAATATTATTGGGATATCATTAACCATATAGCTTAATGATTCTTCCTATTGATTATTGGCCCGTTATAAACATGGTTTTCGAATATTGTAATATTTGTGGCAAACAAAAGTTCAATGGAATATTATATAATGTATACCCATTCATAGGTGTATTAGATAAGTCATTAATATTTTAATAACGGTGGACACCAATATTAACACTTACCTAGGCATAAGTATCAACTATTAAGCTTTAAAAATAATCGGCGAATAAATAGGACTCTTGAGTTAAGTTTTTTTTAGTTTGTCCAAACTTAACCTTTAAAAATAATGTTGTTTCTTTgtaaaaattaattattttattttatttgccCGGCCTACTACTCCATCACTTTTTTCTCCGTTCATCATGTCCGAACCTTCCCAGTCCCAACCTTTTCCCAATGATGGCGGCGTAGCCTGATTCAAAACCCTAAACCCAACCCTTCACTTCCCCGTTCCTACCAAACTCCAATGGCTACTGCACTCGCTCTCAGATTCAGATCCAATCTAACCCGCACCGCCTCACTCCTCATCTCCTCTCTCCATCCACCACAATTCAAACCCTCGCCGCCACTCTTCTCTTCCTTCTCACTCACCCCTTCCACCCCCCTCGATTCCACCTCCTGGTTCTCCCTCTCAACCCACCGCTTCCTCTCCACCGCACGCCGCCAGCCTACATCGCGGCCTAAGAAAACCATCGACATCGCCGCACGCGCTCGACAGCTCCAAGCCAAGCGTCTGTGGACCTACGGACTCTCATTCGCGACGTTCGCCGGTTTCATCGTCGTCGTTCTAAACAACTTTCAGGATCAATTAGTCTTTTACGTCACTCCAACCGACGCAATAGAGAAATTCCGAACTAACCCTACCAAAGCCAAGTTTCGATTAGGCGGTTTGGTTCTCGAAGGAAGCGTTGTGTATCCATCTTCTTCTCCAGGTGTGGAATTCGTGATCACCGATTTGATTACCGATATCGTTGTTCGCCATGAAGGCTCTTTGCCTGATTTGTTCAGGGAAGGACACTCTGTTGTTGCTGAAGGGTTTGTGAAGCCTTTCACAGATGAAATCAAAAAAGATAATTCTTTGAAGAAAGTTTCTGCGAAGGCTAGGAGTGGAGAGTATTATTTTTCTGCTACTGAAGTTCTTGCAAAGCATGATGAGAAATATATGCCTAAAGAGGTTGCTGCTTCAATTGAGAAGAATAAAAAGATTCTTGAGGAAGCTAATGCTGTGCCTGAAGTGAAACCTAACATCCCTTCATAATTTGATGGTATTGCTCAACTTTGAATTTTAATTTATTGAGAAATATGTTACAATGTTGTGATTTTTTAGGGGTTTGGATTGGATATTATTTAACTATACGGGAgaatttttttatataataattAGGAGGAACACAATGCTAAAAAGGAAGGGGATAATGGAAAAGAGATTAGAAAATTTTGATTGTTTATGAGGCTATTGTTGTCATGTTGTTGTAATGCATTATTTTGCTCAATAAGTATTTACATGTGATTAGTGAATGTTAACTTTTGATTAATTGCAAAATATTCAAAAGGAAATATGTTTGAGCTCAGTGTGGTTAAATGGAAGCCATGATGCTGCCTTGGCATGGCAGATTCTTGGGCCACTGGTATAGCCAATTTGTGAAGGAGTGCCCGCTATGGCGGCGCCTTAAGCTGCAATGGTGTGTTAATATGGCAGATTTTTGGCCTTTTGCGATTGACAACACTATATGAGCATGAATTTAGGTTTTTAAACTTGTGTTGTGTAATCTTTAGCATTGCCTGTTAGACAGTGTTGGTCTCATAAGTCTGTCATATTTTGCACATACAATTAGAGTCTGCTTCTCAAGCAGCTTTTGAATCTTTGATTGTGAAACTCGAATGGGTGTAATTTTTGGCATCATAATCTTAATTAGTTGAAATAATGTTGTTACATAAGCCAAGGTTtcagggaccttgaacttaaTCTGATGATTCTAAGCAGTTGCGTCTGTGGAAtcttttttatttcttttgctCGTTAAATTTGGAAGCCATCGGTGGCTTAACCCAAATACGGTTTGAGTTATGGCAATGTTTATACATCAAAAAGATCCCGAGTTCAGTTTTGCAACTCCTAGAATGTAATTCACTAATGCTTAGAATATATAGCATTTTTTAGTAGGATTTGGGTTGTTGCTGTTGCAAGAGTATATTTAGAGATAAGAGATTGAAGATGTTGTTCTTACATGTTGCACATATTTTAACCAGATGGATGACTATGAAGTGAGCATATTCTTTCTTCCATTTCCACAGATGGATGTGTGCAGATAAACATaattaaaagaaagaaaaactCATCTTTGAGAGAATGGATTCTCTCCATTGATATTAAAGATGTGAAATATAGACCTCAAAAAATAAAGGCAGGGGAGGATTTTATAATATAGAAAGAAAATAAATTATAGTGTTTGAATAGTTAAGATGATCTAGTGAAGAAAAGATGTGAGATTCTCAATGGAGAGAATCCATTTCCATCTTTGGAAGTCTTTTACTCTGTTAGGATTGTTTATTTGTGATATGTTATTTTGACGGATCAATAGTTTCCAGCTTTGCTGTCATCTTTTAGACCTTCAACAAAATAATAGATCAATTGCAACCCTTTGTGATAGATATTTTTGTTTCTTCAAACTTTTGCTTAATGATTTTACATTGATAAGAAGCTTGAAGATATAGCTCTTAAGTTCCTAGGTTTATTCCCAATGGTTGTATTATGTGTGTATGTGTATATTTTAGGTTGTTAAGACACACGATTAGCTAGAGTGGTTTCCATTTTAAGTAAATATTCAGTTCAGTTCCTAAAATTGTAGAATTGTATCAACATAATCCTACACATTATTAATCTTCTAAAATGATCCTTAGAGTCACAGAATTTAAATGTAGTTCGTCCCTTTAACAGAATCTGTATCTGTTCTCAAATGCATTCTTGGTTACAGTGACACAGAGATGGAAGAGTCTTAGTTTCATAAGACTTGGTGCCAAATAGGTGCTCCATTAGGGAGAAATTATAGTAGTAGTGGTATCTATAGAGAAAAGGTGCTCTATTAAGGtccttctctctctctcttgctCCCACACCTTTTAATCTTATGTATATTGAAATCTAACGGTATGGAATTATTGATAGATGATCATTTAGTAAATTTTATTCCCACACATTTAACTTAATAACATATCAGATTGAGTTACCCTAACCATCCCTGATCCATAATAATATTCTTATGTATATGAGTATGAGATTGAGAGTATTGATTTATTTTAATGTTATATTTTGAAATTGATGAATTATTTtatgaaaatgattaatattAGATTTATTTAAAAGATTAAAAAGATAGTGCATTAAAACTGTCATTCAATAGGAATTTATTAATTCGCCATGTCATCGATTTAATTGTAAACTATAAGAGCATCGGGCAATCCATTTTTGTGTTCTTTGTGGGATCTATTAAGCCTTTGTGGGATCTATTAAGCCATGTCATTATAAAGTATAACTCatccaattttcatttcaatGGTGCAACTTATATTGTATTCCacaattttattttatatattaatattttattcatattgaattttatttaatagttaaattatttaaattaaaattaagAATTTGGAGGTGATGAAAACTGAGAATTTTGAGGATTAGGATGTTGATGATTTTGGATGAGCTGGAATATAGATGGTTTAAAATTATATTGGATCCATTTGACTAAACAAAGATGAAAATTTGAGTAAAATATTGTGTATGAAGGTTTTGGGAGAgaaaaatttaaaatttaagtGAAGTGATGAAATTGTGAAAAAGAAATTGAAAATTTAAGAGAAAATAAAATCGTTAGAGAAAATGCGAGTgtataaaattttaattaatcCCATTTATAAGCAAatgaattgtttaaaaaaaaaacagaacCAGTGTGCAACTGTTACAAAATTTATTATTAATCAATTGTTTAAAGAAAAGAATAGAGCCAGTGTGAAACTGTTAcaaaatttattattattttattcaTTGTACCTTGCTTCACAATACAATTGATTGACTTATGTTAATATTTTTTTTCTGTTTATTTAATTTAAAAGTCAtgtattattttttaattaaGTATTTTAGAGTTGAGACAAATATTCTCTTCAAAGCTTTCTTT from Lathyrus oleraceus cultivar Zhongwan6 chromosome 7, CAAS_Psat_ZW6_1.0, whole genome shotgun sequence encodes the following:
- the LOC127106646 gene encoding cytochrome c-type biogenesis protein CcmE homolog, mitochondrial, producing MATALALRFRSNLTRTASLLISSLHPPQFKPSPPLFSSFSLTPSTPLDSTSWFSLSTHRFLSTARRQPTSRPKKTIDIAARARQLQAKRLWTYGLSFATFAGFIVVVLNNFQDQLVFYVTPTDAIEKFRTNPTKAKFRLGGLVLEGSVVYPSSSPGVEFVITDLITDIVVRHEGSLPDLFREGHSVVAEGFVKPFTDEIKKDNSLKKVSAKARSGEYYFSATEVLAKHDEKYMPKEVAASIEKNKKILEEANAVPEVKPNIPS